A genomic window from Thermocrinis sp. includes:
- the murG gene encoding undecaprenyldiphospho-muramoylpentapeptide beta-N-acetylglucosaminyltransferase → MIRKFYIAGGGTGGHFFPALALIECLMEKNIPCEFVGAERGIEKRLSHLIASEKHFLKVYPFIGRSLKDKIKSLYSVSFSSLKLYPKLKRDSVSVVFGGYASLPLGISSLLKGVHLFLHEQNSIPSTTNQVLSKFARLIFVSFEHSKRFFPSQKTVKTGLPVRRSLLEGLRLSEKEARERLNLEDRETLLVMGGSQGSSFINSLAVDVFKKKGLQGIHITGEKEYENLKQAYKGMPVLVLPFTERMDLIYRASSVVISRAGASSITELSLYGIPSLFIPYPYSVRDHQYYNAKEIEELGGAFVLRQEEVELSKVLKILDKLLSNREEFSRNIRSFAEPNACQKIIDHIQNFLMTYS, encoded by the coding sequence ATGATTAGAAAGTTTTACATAGCTGGTGGGGGAACAGGCGGACATTTTTTTCCAGCCCTTGCCCTTATAGAGTGCCTTATGGAGAAAAACATACCCTGTGAATTCGTAGGTGCAGAGAGGGGTATTGAAAAAAGATTGAGCCATCTTATAGCTTCAGAAAAACATTTCCTTAAAGTTTATCCCTTTATAGGGAGATCTTTGAAAGATAAGATAAAATCTCTTTATAGCGTGTCTTTTTCTTCCTTAAAGCTATACCCTAAGCTCAAGCGTGATAGTGTTAGCGTAGTTTTTGGCGGTTATGCTAGCCTTCCTCTGGGAATCAGCTCCCTTTTAAAGGGGGTTCATCTTTTTTTACACGAACAAAATTCCATACCAAGCACTACCAATCAAGTTTTAAGCAAGTTTGCAAGGTTAATTTTCGTCTCTTTTGAACACTCTAAAAGATTCTTTCCCTCACAAAAAACAGTAAAAACAGGCTTGCCTGTTAGAAGATCCCTACTGGAAGGGCTAAGACTTTCAGAAAAGGAAGCAAGAGAGAGACTTAACTTAGAAGACAGAGAAACCCTTCTTGTGATGGGTGGAAGTCAGGGATCGTCTTTTATAAACAGCTTGGCGGTGGATGTTTTCAAAAAAAAGGGGCTTCAGGGCATACACATAACCGGAGAGAAAGAATACGAAAATTTAAAGCAAGCCTACAAAGGTATGCCCGTGCTTGTTCTTCCATTTACTGAAAGGATGGACCTAATATACAGGGCCTCCAGCGTCGTCATAAGCAGGGCAGGTGCAAGCTCTATAACAGAGCTTTCCCTATACGGTATCCCATCCCTTTTCATCCCCTATCCATACTCTGTAAGAGACCATCAGTATTACAACGCAAAGGAGATAGAAGAGCTGGGGGGAGCTTTTGTGCTCAGACAGGAAGAAGTAGAGCTATCAAAGGTCCTAAAAATTTTGGATAAGCTACTTTCAAACAGAGAAGAATTTTCACGCAACATCAGAAGCTTTGCAGAGCCCAATGCTTGCCAAAAAATCATCGATCACATCCAAAACTTCCTTATGACCTATTCCTAA
- a CDS encoding lipoate--protein ligase, which produces MIEILSGAENMLKDYQNLLKAEEGMGPFFRLYAWEEPTVSIGFFQKERSFPVALVRRPTGGGALLHGWDLSFSVADLKERWGKRYKDVYLSFMSCLKEHFEDLGITLEISRYIGSYDDYFCFYYPTFGELTYRGKKIVACAMRVLRNSFLLHGSLFLRFDYELAQRITGIPREILRDRLISFEELGIGHKEVLDVIDDFLASIGLCKASDVA; this is translated from the coding sequence ATGATTGAGATTTTAAGCGGCGCTGAAAATATGCTTAAGGACTACCAAAACCTTCTGAAAGCGGAAGAGGGTATGGGTCCCTTTTTCAGACTTTACGCTTGGGAAGAGCCCACAGTAAGCATAGGTTTTTTTCAGAAAGAAAGATCCTTTCCTGTTGCACTGGTTAGAAGGCCTACCGGAGGAGGAGCGCTACTACACGGATGGGACCTGTCCTTCTCTGTGGCAGACCTGAAGGAAAGATGGGGCAAAAGATACAAGGATGTTTATCTAAGCTTTATGAGCTGTTTGAAAGAGCACTTTGAAGATCTGGGGATAACTTTGGAAATTTCCAGATACATCGGTTCTTATGATGATTACTTTTGCTTTTATTATCCTACCTTTGGCGAGCTGACTTACAGAGGGAAGAAGATAGTAGCCTGCGCCATGAGGGTGTTAAGAAATAGCTTTTTGCTACACGGAAGCCTTTTTCTAAGATTTGACTATGAACTTGCTCAGAGGATAACGGGTATTCCACGGGAGATTCTCAGGGATAGGCTGATAAGCTTTGAAGAGTTAGGAATAGGTCATAAGGAAGTTTTGGATGTGATCGATGATTTTTTGGCAAGCATTGGGCTCTGCAAAGCTTCTGATGTTGCGTGA
- the bioB gene encoding biotin synthase BioB — MDRWEEFLIDLSNRVIEGYPLSKEEALNILRTPDEYIALLVYCAQKVNHRFHQKDKIEFCSIINAKSGACSEDCRFCAQSKFYKTPINVYPLVPKEEIVEGAYRAVEFGANRYCVVLSGKSATSEEIEKIKQSVEEVKRVEKLPINVCVSAGTLDEESLKKLKEAGVKRVNHNLEASKNFFPKIVSTHSWEDRYETIKRIKKVGLSTCCGGIFGMGESEEDRVDLALTYRELEVDSIPLNFLMPIEGTPLEKAPGVSPLEALKIIAMFRLTNPRAELRLCGGREQTLRDFYGMAVLMTNAMMVGGYLTRAGRDIKKDYQLLKDLKLERLQAVLE, encoded by the coding sequence ATGGATAGATGGGAAGAGTTTTTGATAGATCTCTCTAACAGAGTTATTGAAGGTTATCCTTTGAGTAAGGAAGAGGCCCTCAATATCCTTCGTACCCCAGACGAGTACATTGCTTTGTTGGTATACTGTGCTCAAAAGGTAAATCACCGCTTTCATCAGAAGGATAAGATAGAATTTTGTTCTATCATAAACGCAAAAAGCGGGGCTTGTTCTGAGGATTGTAGGTTCTGTGCTCAATCAAAGTTTTACAAAACACCCATTAACGTCTATCCACTGGTGCCAAAGGAAGAGATAGTGGAAGGTGCTTACAGGGCTGTGGAGTTTGGAGCCAACAGATACTGTGTAGTTTTGAGTGGAAAATCTGCAACGTCGGAAGAGATAGAAAAAATAAAACAAAGCGTAGAAGAGGTAAAGCGTGTGGAAAAGCTTCCAATTAATGTGTGCGTGTCTGCAGGAACACTGGATGAAGAATCCCTTAAAAAACTAAAGGAAGCTGGAGTAAAGAGAGTAAACCACAATTTAGAAGCCTCTAAAAACTTTTTCCCAAAGATAGTTAGCACTCACAGCTGGGAAGACAGATATGAAACTATAAAGAGGATAAAAAAGGTTGGGCTATCTACGTGCTGTGGGGGTATATTTGGGATGGGAGAGTCAGAGGAAGATAGAGTGGATTTGGCTTTAACATACAGAGAGCTGGAGGTAGATTCTATTCCGCTTAACTTTCTCATGCCCATTGAAGGCACGCCACTGGAAAAGGCTCCGGGCGTATCACCCTTAGAAGCACTGAAGATCATTGCCATGTTTAGGCTTACCAATCCAAGAGCTGAGCTAAGACTTTGCGGTGGAAGGGAACAAACTTTGAGGGACTTTTACGGTATGGCTGTTCTTATGACAAATGCTATGATGGTGGGAGGCTATTTAACCAGGGCGGGAAGGGATATAAAGAAGGACTATCAGCTTTTGAAAGACCTAAAGCTTGAAAGGCTTCAGGCAGTTCTTGAATGA
- a CDS encoding AtpZ/AtpI family protein, translating into MKGKDLLALTVGFNIVGGVIAGLLVGYAFDVWLMERVFKIKTFPFGLLFFFFIGIISGFRNAIKDLKKLG; encoded by the coding sequence GTGAAGGGTAAAGATCTTTTAGCTTTAACCGTAGGCTTTAACATAGTTGGCGGTGTTATTGCTGGACTCCTTGTGGGTTATGCCTTTGATGTTTGGTTGATGGAAAGAGTATTCAAGATAAAGACTTTCCCCTTTGGTTTGCTCTTCTTTTTCTTCATAGGTATTATCTCTGGCTTTAGAAATGCGATAAAAGACTTGAAGAAACTGGGTTAA
- a CDS encoding cupin domain-containing protein, whose amino-acid sequence MDPKPIIEELKRKGYKNIYTWCDPPGTFYDWHMHSEDEIRVVYKGSIVIGTKEGIYELKEGDSLEIKAGTLHWAKTEKGVCYVCGSR is encoded by the coding sequence ATGGACCCAAAGCCAATAATTGAAGAACTGAAAAGAAAGGGATACAAAAACATATACACTTGGTGTGACCCACCAGGAACGTTCTACGATTGGCACATGCACAGCGAGGATGAAATAAGAGTGGTCTATAAAGGGTCTATAGTAATAGGCACAAAGGAAGGGATTTACGAATTAAAAGAAGGAGATAGTTTGGAAATAAAGGCAGGTACCCTCCATTGGGCAAAGACGGAAAAGGGTGTGTGCTACGTTTGTGGTAGCAGATAA
- a CDS encoding FAD/NAD(P)-binding oxidoreductase: MKLGGESMSVSRRDLFKLAGVGAIAAGLSSKPTFAAAEKVGKMEAMLPPPKGNRVVICGGGWAGLTVAKYLKKENPNIDVVLIEKRPNFFSCPISNPWLAGLVSLDFISHDYNQPAAKYGYRFINGLVVGIERDRKRVYTNYGYIEYNYLVLAPGIRYNYSAWFKDDKEMTNYTKINYPAAFIPGSEHLALKRKIEEFEKGDFIITVPPGAYRCPPAPYERACMIAEVFKRNKVDGRVIILDPKPDIAPKGPGFRAAYEQVYLGLVEYVPNATIKEVDPVNKVIKTTAGDFKFTDANLVPPHQAGSLVWMADLIAKDKEGKPTGWADQDPLTFQAKADPNVFLLGDVISGVPYPKSGHIANSQGKIVAKIIAGRIAGKEVKPTLPDNTCYSMVNGSPQEAIVINVTYEYDEKEKKINPKPRTINDRSKALADATYEWARAMYKDMFS, translated from the coding sequence ATGAAATTGGGAGGTGAAAGTATGAGCGTAAGCAGAAGGGATCTTTTTAAGTTGGCAGGTGTGGGTGCCATAGCAGCCGGGCTATCTTCTAAGCCCACCTTTGCAGCTGCAGAAAAAGTGGGAAAAATGGAAGCTATGCTTCCACCACCAAAAGGTAATAGGGTAGTGATATGTGGTGGAGGATGGGCTGGGCTTACTGTAGCAAAGTATCTCAAGAAAGAAAATCCAAACATTGATGTGGTCCTTATTGAAAAGAGGCCAAACTTCTTCTCCTGTCCCATATCCAACCCTTGGTTAGCTGGTCTGGTAAGCCTTGACTTTATATCCCACGACTACAACCAGCCTGCGGCAAAGTATGGCTATAGGTTCATCAATGGTTTGGTTGTAGGAATAGAAAGGGACAGGAAGAGGGTCTATACTAACTACGGTTATATAGAATACAACTACTTGGTTTTGGCACCGGGGATAAGATATAACTACTCTGCTTGGTTCAAGGATGATAAGGAGATGACCAACTATACTAAAATCAACTATCCAGCAGCGTTCATACCCGGTTCTGAGCATTTGGCACTGAAGAGGAAAATTGAGGAGTTTGAGAAAGGAGACTTTATAATCACAGTTCCACCAGGAGCTTACAGATGTCCGCCCGCACCTTACGAAAGGGCTTGTATGATAGCGGAAGTGTTCAAAAGAAATAAAGTGGATGGTAGAGTTATAATCCTTGATCCAAAGCCAGACATAGCGCCAAAGGGTCCTGGCTTCAGAGCTGCATACGAGCAAGTCTATCTTGGTCTAGTAGAGTATGTGCCCAATGCGACCATAAAGGAAGTGGACCCAGTTAACAAGGTAATTAAGACCACCGCTGGAGACTTCAAGTTTACGGATGCCAATTTGGTTCCACCTCATCAAGCAGGTAGTTTGGTTTGGATGGCGGACCTGATAGCAAAGGACAAAGAAGGCAAACCTACAGGATGGGCTGACCAGGATCCTTTAACCTTCCAAGCCAAGGCAGATCCCAACGTTTTCCTATTGGGAGACGTTATAAGTGGTGTTCCCTATCCAAAGAGCGGACACATCGCAAATTCTCAAGGAAAGATAGTGGCAAAGATAATAGCGGGAAGGATAGCAGGTAAAGAGGTCAAGCCTACTTTACCGGACAATACATGCTATTCCATGGTAAACGGCAGTCCTCAAGAGGCCATAGTTATTAATGTGACCTACGAATACGATGAAAAAGAGAAGAAGATAAATCCAAAACCGAGAACCATAAATGATCGCTCCAAAGCGTTGGCAGATGCTACATACGAGTGGGCAAGGGCTATGTACAAAGATATGTTCTCCTAA
- a CDS encoding (2Fe-2S)-binding protein: MNRRSFIKACSTIAVASMIDPSVFSNLISAQEGMFRAYKKAILLKEDGSPLTEEDLKPHTNYIFFYPYASTPCYIINLGEEVKPVEVTLKNGKKYNWQGGVGSKKSIVAYSAICAHQWSYPTKKYSFINYYPPDKPSEVTKKAGIIQCCAHLALYDPREGARVIDGPADFPLASVVIQEEGGKFYAIGILGVDQFDKFFDNYRKELREAYGTTAKAKELVESCKVMEVSKYVGQVIYC; encoded by the coding sequence ATGAATAGGCGAAGTTTTATAAAAGCATGTAGCACTATAGCTGTAGCTTCTATGATAGATCCATCCGTGTTTTCTAACCTTATCTCCGCCCAAGAGGGAATGTTTAGAGCTTACAAAAAAGCTATTTTGCTAAAGGAGGATGGGTCTCCCCTCACAGAAGAAGACCTAAAACCGCACACAAACTACATATTTTTCTATCCCTACGCAAGCACACCTTGTTATATCATTAATCTAGGAGAAGAGGTAAAACCTGTGGAGGTTACACTAAAGAACGGTAAGAAATACAACTGGCAAGGTGGGGTGGGAAGCAAAAAAAGTATAGTGGCTTACTCTGCCATCTGCGCCCATCAATGGAGTTATCCAACTAAAAAATACTCTTTTATAAACTACTACCCACCAGACAAGCCCTCCGAAGTTACGAAGAAAGCTGGAATAATCCAGTGCTGCGCCCACCTGGCTTTGTATGACCCAAGAGAAGGCGCAAGGGTAATTGACGGACCAGCGGACTTTCCATTAGCATCTGTGGTCATACAAGAAGAAGGTGGAAAGTTTTATGCTATAGGCATCCTTGGAGTAGACCAATTTGATAAGTTTTTTGACAACTACAGAAAAGAACTCAGAGAAGCTTACGGAACAACTGCAAAGGCCAAAGAATTAGTGGAATCATGTAAAGTGATGGAGGTTAGCAAGTATGTTGGACAAGTCATTTACTGTTAA
- a CDS encoding FAD/NAD(P)-binding oxidoreductase, with product MLDKSFTVNRRDLIKGTLAGAISLPSAVYARKESVTRREKAKVVIVGGGYGGVSVANQLKKENPEISVILIEERPFFVSCPMSNHFLVGLIDFGSLCFSYNSLEARGIKVIQDKVLDVDFSKKVVRISEGYIDYDFLVLSPGIEYDIEDKPFYRDSLIYNPPAFRPGSEQLFLKKLIDEFEGGNIVITVPPPPYRCPPAPYERAALIASMIKKNNIKAQLFFIDANERPIINSEGFLSAYYELYVDIATYITSSQVKDVDVGKKVVRTTHGDFKYDLACIIPPMKANSLLEKIGLLKKGEKWVEVNPLTFETKIPNVFVIGDAAQSYLPKSGYAAYSEGKLVAKIINARIKGKRVEEEYMQMVCYAMVSDKEAIMVETSFRYDSVNRRFVPLHREDNKRKETTAKRYEEWAKGLWRELFG from the coding sequence ATGTTGGACAAGTCATTTACTGTTAACAGAAGAGACCTTATAAAAGGAACGTTAGCTGGTGCCATAAGCCTTCCTTCCGCAGTTTATGCAAGAAAAGAAAGCGTTACAAGAAGGGAGAAAGCTAAGGTTGTTATAGTGGGTGGGGGCTATGGTGGAGTGTCTGTTGCTAACCAGCTAAAAAAGGAAAACCCAGAGATTTCGGTAATACTTATTGAAGAAAGACCCTTTTTTGTATCCTGTCCTATGTCAAACCATTTTTTAGTAGGATTGATTGATTTTGGTTCCCTTTGCTTTTCTTACAACTCTCTGGAAGCGAGAGGAATAAAAGTTATACAGGACAAAGTTTTGGATGTGGATTTTTCTAAAAAAGTAGTGAGAATTTCAGAAGGGTACATAGATTATGATTTTCTGGTGCTCTCCCCAGGAATAGAGTATGACATAGAAGACAAGCCTTTTTATCGTGATTCCTTAATTTACAATCCTCCAGCGTTTAGGCCTGGCTCAGAGCAGTTGTTTTTAAAGAAACTTATTGATGAGTTTGAGGGCGGAAACATAGTTATCACAGTGCCACCCCCACCTTACAGATGTCCCCCAGCACCTTACGAAAGGGCTGCTTTAATAGCCAGTATGATAAAGAAGAATAATATAAAAGCTCAGCTATTTTTCATAGACGCTAACGAAAGGCCAATCATAAACTCCGAGGGGTTCTTATCGGCATACTATGAACTCTACGTGGATATAGCTACCTACATCACCTCTTCACAGGTCAAGGACGTGGATGTAGGGAAAAAGGTTGTAAGAACAACTCACGGAGATTTCAAATACGATTTGGCTTGCATAATCCCACCTATGAAGGCAAACTCTTTGTTAGAAAAGATAGGTCTTTTGAAGAAGGGTGAAAAGTGGGTTGAGGTAAATCCTCTAACCTTTGAAACAAAAATACCAAACGTGTTCGTCATAGGTGATGCGGCGCAGAGCTATCTACCAAAGAGCGGGTATGCGGCTTATTCAGAGGGTAAATTAGTAGCAAAGATAATAAATGCAAGAATCAAAGGGAAAAGGGTTGAAGAAGAGTATATGCAAATGGTATGTTATGCCATGGTGAGCGACAAAGAAGCAATAATGGTAGAAACAAGCTTTAGATACGATAGCGTAAACAGGAGGTTTGTCCCGTTACATAGAGAGGACAACAAAAGGAAGGAAACCACCGCCAAAAGGTACGAGGAGTGGGCAAAAGGACTGTGGAGGGAATTGTTTGGCTGA
- the rpmI gene encoding 50S ribosomal protein L35 — MAKVKMKTNRSAKKRFKITATGKVKRWKSGGAHYNTKKSKKRKRNLRRADMVHPSWEDKVKGMLKEF, encoded by the coding sequence ATGGCAAAAGTGAAGATGAAAACAAACAGGTCTGCGAAGAAGAGGTTTAAGATAACTGCGACGGGTAAGGTAAAAAGATGGAAATCTGGAGGAGCTCACTACAATACAAAGAAGTCCAAGAAGAGGAAAAGGAACCTAAGAAGGGCGGACATGGTCCACCCAAGTTGGGAAGATAAAGTTAAAGGTATGCTAAAAGAGTTTTAA
- a CDS encoding FliA/WhiG family RNA polymerase sigma factor, protein MQIHKEDKELVLKYLPLIKSLAHRIHRHLPDAVDVNDLIGQGIVAVLESVKKLDNTRNPEAYLRLRIKGAIYDYLRSLDFASKKLRKKEREIRQTLDRLTQELGREPTDDELISALGEKPEVFYSDLQKIFASHILSLDDMFREGRNYEEIFSARLESPEENVIKEDLREKIISAIKSLEQREQLVLQLLFYEEIPAKEVAKLLKVSTARVSQIKESALSKLKEKLKGMI, encoded by the coding sequence GTGCAGATACATAAAGAAGATAAGGAACTCGTATTAAAGTATTTGCCTCTGATAAAATCATTGGCGCACAGGATACACAGGCACTTACCAGACGCTGTTGACGTAAACGACCTTATAGGACAGGGCATTGTAGCAGTTTTAGAATCTGTTAAAAAGTTGGACAATACTAGAAATCCAGAGGCCTATCTAAGGCTTAGGATTAAGGGAGCCATCTACGATTATTTGCGAAGCCTTGACTTCGCGAGTAAAAAACTAAGGAAAAAAGAGAGGGAGATAAGACAAACCTTAGATAGACTTACGCAGGAATTAGGCAGGGAGCCCACAGATGATGAGCTTATAAGTGCCTTAGGGGAAAAGCCAGAAGTATTTTACTCTGACCTTCAGAAAATATTCGCATCGCACATTCTTTCTTTGGATGATATGTTCAGAGAGGGAAGAAACTACGAAGAGATATTTTCTGCAAGATTAGAATCCCCGGAGGAAAACGTAATAAAAGAGGATCTAAGGGAAAAGATAATTTCCGCAATAAAAAGTCTGGAGCAAAGGGAACAGCTTGTTTTACAGCTTTTATTTTACGAAGAGATACCAGCCAAAGAGGTGGCAAAGCTTTTAAAAGTATCAACAGCCAGAGTATCTCAGATAAAAGAAAGCGCGCTAAGCAAACTAAAAGAGAAACTAAAAGGTATGATATAA
- a CDS encoding cation-translocating P-type ATPase produces the protein MKANLTVSGMTCANCAKSIELALKKMHGVSDVKVSFELGRVWIEFDEDILSLSSIKETIESLGYQVEKEKLREYNLPVLVFCWIAGALSMFLMLSHTEWSLVTQALLSTLVQIIGGYKLYRSAYYSIKAKTGNMDLLVSLGSTSALIYSYLALFKVIPEEPLFETSLFLITFVRTGKFLEEKAKKKATEGLRRLFGLQSLKVRVLKEREEEKGVYEVFIGDNIVLRSGDMVPLDSKLVEGKLYVDESMITGESLPVLKEVGDSLLSGSLVINGYAVAKVERSFSKSYVSILIKLVERALSEKPKIHRVADRISHYFVQGVIALSILVFLLWFLKTGDFQKAITFSLAVMVISCPCAFGIAIPLAITVGLNRAYKKGIVVKKPEAFEKSIDVILIDKTGTLTKGKPKVSKANIKQGYLDIAYTLSLKSNHPYSVAVREYCESLGAKEIPLKNCKEEVGIGVFCDEYRLGRGVNGHTVLIKNGEILAEFEFEETAREESKEVLEFLKKNNIYPIIVSGDERERVRKVAELLGVEKWYAGMKPEQKLSILSELQSKGYKVGMVGDGINDAPVLAKADLSFAVGSGTDVAKFSTDVILNSGLVGLKEFFELARAIRKRIKENLLWAFGYNLLAIPIASGIFYPYFFIKPEFAGLLMALSSLSVVINSLRT, from the coding sequence ATGAAGGCTAATTTGACAGTTTCCGGGATGACATGTGCTAACTGTGCAAAATCTATAGAACTGGCTCTCAAAAAAATGCACGGTGTTTCTGATGTTAAGGTGTCCTTTGAGCTTGGTAGGGTTTGGATAGAGTTTGACGAGGATATTTTAAGTTTAAGCAGTATAAAAGAAACAATAGAATCTCTTGGTTACCAAGTAGAGAAGGAGAAACTAAGAGAATATAACCTGCCCGTACTTGTTTTCTGTTGGATAGCTGGAGCTTTGTCAATGTTTTTGATGCTCTCGCATACAGAATGGAGTTTGGTTACTCAGGCCCTTCTTTCAACCCTTGTGCAGATAATCGGAGGTTACAAACTTTACCGTTCTGCCTATTACTCTATAAAGGCTAAAACGGGCAACATGGACCTGCTCGTTTCCTTAGGAAGCACTTCGGCGCTCATCTACAGTTATCTAGCTCTGTTTAAAGTGATCCCAGAAGAACCCCTTTTTGAAACTTCTCTTTTTCTTATTACCTTTGTCAGAACTGGAAAATTCTTGGAAGAGAAGGCGAAAAAAAAGGCTACGGAAGGTTTAAGAAGGTTGTTTGGCTTGCAAAGCCTTAAAGTAAGAGTGCTTAAGGAAAGGGAAGAGGAAAAAGGCGTTTACGAGGTGTTTATAGGCGATAACATCGTGCTCAGAAGTGGGGATATGGTCCCCTTAGACAGCAAGCTTGTGGAAGGAAAGCTTTATGTTGATGAGTCTATGATAACTGGGGAAAGTCTGCCAGTATTAAAAGAAGTGGGTGATAGCTTGCTTTCGGGAAGCCTTGTTATAAATGGATACGCCGTTGCAAAAGTTGAACGGTCTTTTTCAAAGAGCTATGTTTCAATTTTAATAAAACTGGTCGAAAGGGCGCTATCGGAAAAACCAAAGATACATAGGGTGGCTGACAGAATATCACACTACTTTGTTCAAGGAGTTATTGCTTTATCTATTCTTGTATTTCTGCTTTGGTTCTTGAAAACGGGCGATTTTCAAAAGGCTATAACCTTCTCTTTAGCCGTTATGGTAATATCCTGTCCCTGCGCTTTTGGTATAGCTATACCCTTGGCAATTACAGTTGGGCTAAACAGGGCTTACAAAAAGGGAATTGTAGTTAAAAAACCGGAAGCTTTTGAAAAAAGTATTGATGTGATACTCATAGATAAGACTGGTACTCTCACAAAAGGAAAGCCTAAGGTAAGCAAAGCAAATATCAAACAGGGGTATTTGGACATTGCCTATACCCTGTCTTTAAAGTCTAACCACCCCTACTCTGTAGCGGTTAGAGAATACTGTGAAAGTTTAGGGGCCAAAGAGATCCCTCTGAAAAACTGCAAGGAGGAGGTTGGTATTGGAGTATTCTGTGATGAATACAGACTGGGAAGGGGTGTTAATGGGCATACTGTATTGATCAAGAATGGTGAAATTCTGGCCGAGTTCGAGTTTGAAGAAACTGCAAGAGAGGAGTCTAAGGAAGTCTTAGAGTTTCTGAAGAAGAACAATATTTACCCAATCATAGTAAGCGGGGATGAAAGGGAAAGGGTGAGGAAGGTAGCAGAGCTTTTGGGCGTAGAAAAGTGGTATGCTGGTATGAAGCCAGAACAAAAGCTTAGCATCCTTTCCGAGCTACAGAGTAAGGGATACAAAGTAGGTATGGTGGGGGATGGTATAAACGATGCCCCGGTGCTTGCAAAGGCTGATCTTTCCTTTGCAGTAGGTTCTGGAACTGATGTGGCGAAGTTTTCTACGGATGTAATACTCAACTCGGGCTTGGTAGGTCTAAAAGAGTTCTTTGAGTTGGCTAGAGCAATTAGGAAAAGAATAAAAGAAAATTTACTTTGGGCTTTTGGTTATAACCTACTAGCTATACCCATTGCAAGTGGAATTTTTTATCCTTACTTCTTTATAAAACCTGAGTTTGCCGGCTTGCTTATGGCCCTCTCTTCCTTAAGCGTTGTCATAAACTCTCTGCGAACGTAG
- a CDS encoding permease has protein sequence MEFFKNFYLYLADIVPFFILAVFISALLKATVKPSLFLKVLSYGSFSSLFTALLGGIMPLCSCSMLPLANFINSYSKSYGPVFAFLISAPTLSPVILFLTYALFGWKVSLFRLFVSLIFALSIALIADKLYKKPLTLKLSYDERPPKGSLFLEGLKDQMSVVKYLLIGVFIASLIKTYIPTQLVANISQSVLIYPLISLVSIPIYVCSGEDVILGKAMQDVGFTTGQAMTFMLSSSGICLPTIFAVMSFLPKSTVILYATAWFLFSIITGFAYDTLFYKFL, from the coding sequence ATGGAATTTTTCAAAAACTTTTACCTTTACTTAGCCGACATAGTCCCTTTTTTTATTCTGGCTGTTTTCATAAGCGCCTTACTAAAGGCCACGGTAAAGCCTTCGTTGTTTTTGAAGGTCCTTTCCTATGGATCATTTTCTTCTTTATTTACCGCTTTGTTAGGTGGCATTATGCCTTTATGTTCCTGTTCTATGTTGCCCCTGGCAAACTTTATAAACAGTTACTCTAAAAGCTATGGACCAGTTTTTGCTTTTCTGATAAGCGCTCCAACCCTTTCTCCTGTTATTCTGTTTTTGACTTACGCTCTGTTTGGATGGAAGGTATCTCTTTTTAGACTGTTTGTTTCTCTGATTTTTGCCTTATCGATAGCCCTGATCGCAGATAAACTTTACAAAAAACCCTTAACCTTAAAGCTATCCTACGATGAAAGACCCCCAAAAGGATCTTTATTCCTTGAAGGTCTAAAAGATCAAATGTCGGTGGTTAAATATCTTTTAATTGGCGTATTCATAGCTTCCCTTATCAAAACTTACATACCTACCCAGCTTGTTGCAAACATCTCTCAAAGTGTTTTGATATACCCTCTCATATCTTTGGTGTCTATACCAATATATGTGTGCTCGGGTGAGGATGTAATTTTAGGAAAAGCTATGCAGGATGTAGGATTTACAACGGGTCAAGCTATGACCTTTATGCTATCCAGCAGTGGAATATGCCTGCCAACTATCTTTGCGGTTATGTCTTTCCTTCCTAAAAGCACAGTCATACTCTATGCCACAGCTTGGTTTTTATTTTCTATAATAACTGGCTTTGCTTACGATACACTTTTTTATAAATTTTTATAA